Proteins encoded in a region of the Gammaproteobacteria bacterium genome:
- a CDS encoding MMPL family transporter, with protein sequence MTNTETPAHGSWLVARRGMMLILTLLLGVLCGTGILFTSFNTSVGELLSENDPFLDELADMETLFPSPLTITFAVVAPPDSSAGVFDQQALAALRDLEQRYRDLPGATRLSSLLGYRSPQRNFQLFERPSEQYSSEELVALREVALEDPLLLSTFLSDEAEITFATVILDAYDADEISRLELADTSLALLDALRTANPAVGIFANSDVLFERSTQDAMVSDLTTLLPIVILICVLTICYCFHSISFGACILSQALLSVICTVGVLGYLNIGFNTISVIAPLVVVIISVAHSVHIISVYKQQLFKGHSYEEAMTISISHNLKPVLLATVTTAIGFLSLNLSSSPAIQDFGRIVALGIGFAFVFTFTLLPALLVWVSVKTRAHGKTMDAVLPNRIVRRVIPFWQQREKVLFLGCSSLAVVTLLLLPLNETDFDRLDFIETESEIGQYYEVVNRSLQRGPTLAYGLRSADSGSVIEPAFLSQVESFTGWLIEQEEIDNAGSLVEVVKTIHQARGGQDPAYYTIPDDVNAIAADLGAYMSMELPDYPLSAFIDDTDSTIRLVVNALPLSNEELIRLDEKISTRYQQAVPGGELLHGSPLILFARMDSLVTRELLQGYSISLLLITLTLVIGFRSLYFGLLSVIPNLLPATIVFGAWGLFVGQLDPFVMMLFSISIGLVVDDTVHLLTHYLDGRKSGLTINDSFNFSLETAGPALIVTTAVLALGTTILMGASTLYFQQSARLLVPIVVLALVLDLLYLPTILKRFDRKNLISKM encoded by the coding sequence ATGACAAACACGGAAACCCCGGCACACGGTTCATGGCTGGTCGCCCGGCGCGGGATGATGCTGATCCTGACCCTGCTCCTCGGGGTGTTATGTGGCACCGGCATCCTGTTTACCAGTTTCAACACCTCCGTTGGCGAACTGCTCAGCGAGAATGATCCTTTTCTCGACGAACTGGCCGACATGGAGACGCTCTTCCCATCACCTCTGACAATCACGTTTGCCGTGGTTGCACCGCCTGACAGCAGTGCCGGAGTTTTCGATCAACAGGCGCTCGCCGCACTACGGGATCTGGAGCAGCGCTACCGGGACTTACCCGGTGCCACGCGTCTTTCTTCACTGCTCGGTTACCGCTCGCCACAACGCAATTTCCAGCTGTTTGAGCGGCCTTCTGAACAGTACAGCAGCGAGGAGCTGGTGGCCTTGCGGGAAGTCGCGCTGGAGGATCCCCTGCTGCTGAGCACTTTCCTCAGCGACGAGGCAGAGATCACTTTCGCTACCGTAATTCTGGACGCCTACGATGCTGATGAGATCAGCCGCCTGGAACTGGCCGATACCTCTCTCGCGCTTCTGGACGCCCTGCGCACAGCCAACCCCGCTGTGGGCATCTTTGCCAATAGCGACGTATTATTTGAACGCTCAACCCAGGACGCCATGGTCAGCGATCTGACCACCCTGCTCCCGATAGTCATCCTCATCTGTGTGCTGACCATCTGCTACTGCTTTCATTCCATCAGCTTTGGCGCCTGTATCCTCAGCCAGGCACTGCTGTCTGTAATCTGCACCGTGGGAGTGCTTGGGTATCTGAACATTGGTTTTAATACCATCTCGGTGATCGCTCCACTGGTGGTGGTGATTATCTCGGTCGCCCACAGCGTACATATCATTTCTGTCTACAAGCAACAGCTGTTCAAGGGGCATTCCTACGAGGAAGCCATGACAATCAGCATCAGCCACAACCTGAAACCGGTGCTGCTGGCCACGGTCACCACGGCAATCGGTTTTCTGTCCCTCAACTTAAGCTCCTCGCCAGCCATTCAGGACTTCGGGCGCATCGTAGCGCTCGGCATCGGGTTTGCGTTCGTCTTCACTTTCACCCTGCTGCCGGCGCTGCTGGTCTGGGTTTCCGTCAAGACCCGGGCCCATGGGAAAACCATGGACGCGGTATTGCCGAACCGCATCGTCCGGCGGGTCATACCGTTCTGGCAACAGCGGGAGAAGGTCCTGTTCCTGGGTTGCAGCAGCCTGGCAGTTGTCACCCTGTTACTGCTGCCGCTGAACGAAACAGATTTTGATCGCCTCGATTTCATCGAGACCGAATCCGAGATCGGGCAATACTACGAGGTGGTCAACCGCAGCCTGCAGCGAGGACCGACCCTGGCCTATGGCCTGCGAAGCGCGGACTCCGGCAGCGTGATCGAACCGGCTTTCCTTAGCCAGGTAGAATCCTTTACCGGCTGGTTGATCGAGCAGGAGGAAATCGATAACGCCGGGAGCCTGGTCGAAGTGGTGAAGACCATCCATCAGGCGCGCGGCGGGCAGGATCCGGCGTACTACACAATTCCCGATGACGTGAATGCCATTGCCGCAGACCTGGGTGCTTACATGAGCATGGAGCTGCCCGACTACCCTCTGTCAGCCTTCATCGATGACACCGACTCCACCATTCGACTGGTGGTCAATGCCCTGCCATTGAGTAACGAGGAACTGATCCGGCTGGATGAAAAGATTTCCACCCGGTATCAGCAGGCTGTGCCCGGGGGGGAACTGCTTCATGGCAGCCCGCTGATTCTGTTTGCCAGAATGGACAGCCTGGTCACCAGAGAACTTTTGCAGGGCTACAGCATCAGCCTGCTGCTGATTACCCTCACCCTGGTAATCGGCTTCCGCAGCCTGTATTTCGGGCTTCTCAGTGTGATTCCCAACCTGCTGCCGGCCACCATAGTGTTCGGCGCCTGGGGGCTCTTTGTGGGACAGCTTGATCCCTTTGTCATGATGCTGTTCAGCATCAGTATTGGGCTGGTAGTGGACGACACGGTCCACCTGTTGACTCACTATCTGGATGGGCGCAAGAGTGGATTGACTATAAATGACTCCTTCAATTTTTCCCTTGAGACAGCCGGACCCGCCCTCATAGTGACTACCGCGGTCCTGGCTCTGGGAACCACGATACTCATGGGCGCCAGTACGCTGTATTTCCAACAGTCGGCCAGGTTACTGGTTCCGATCGTGGTGCTAGCACTGGTGCTGGATCTGCTCTATCTGCCCACCATCCTGAAGCGTTTTGACCGAAAGAACCTCATATCAAAAATGTAA
- a CDS encoding class I SAM-dependent methyltransferase: MAVAPFSSCTHRLLQQLDQGLVLSPSKVLVDLGCGTGGAGLWLAKKKGVKLIGIDQCRDAISIATDRVVEWELTEPAAFSVGDFSETGLASAVADAVISIDALPATQDIQIALSEVRRILKPKGAFVFTARELGPNSRHYKDLGFHWSKGLEQMGFDIVSISERPEVSSLWRNLYDQWLKNESGLRRELQEATVDALIEEAQRGIPKMNDERPWYLIKAASGA; the protein is encoded by the coding sequence GTGGCAGTAGCGCCATTTAGTAGTTGTACACATCGACTACTACAACAACTTGATCAAGGTTTGGTCTTGAGTCCAAGTAAAGTACTTGTTGACCTTGGGTGCGGCACAGGAGGAGCGGGATTGTGGCTGGCCAAAAAAAAGGGAGTCAAGCTCATCGGTATTGACCAGTGTAGAGATGCTATTTCGATAGCCACTGATCGTGTTGTTGAATGGGAGCTAACTGAACCAGCCGCATTCTCTGTTGGGGACTTTAGTGAGACTGGGTTAGCGTCCGCAGTTGCGGATGCGGTAATTAGTATTGACGCACTTCCCGCTACTCAAGACATCCAAATTGCTTTATCTGAGGTTCGGCGAATTCTGAAGCCAAAAGGAGCCTTCGTTTTTACAGCTAGAGAACTTGGCCCAAATAGCCGACATTACAAAGATTTGGGATTCCACTGGAGTAAAGGACTTGAGCAGATGGGCTTTGACATTGTCAGCATATCAGAGCGTCCCGAGGTTTCCAGTTTGTGGCGAAACTTGTATGATCAATGGTTAAAAAATGAGTCTGGTTTGCGTCGGGAACTCCAAGAAGCAACGGTCGATGCTCTGATTGAAGAGGCACAAAGGGGTATACCAAAAATGAATGATGAACGACCTTGGTATTTGATCAAGGCAGCTTCAGGTGCCTAA
- a CDS encoding GNAT family N-acetyltransferase, whose product MQIRKLKSTESLNELKTQYMRQTTAPLDGMWLVGFVPIAAHFGLYEGDELVGFFCVNDEGYLLQFFLHQKCHDQYPQLFESIFSENGSPAGEIKGAFVSTAEPRYLSLCLDQFSKFEVNALMYQHSGHISAQPQERTFAMPRIETMQLSQAIEFAVASIEAPREWLNGYYTNLINRHELFGVWENGRLVATGESRRFDDYQTEYADLGVIVAESERGKGTATQVLRQLVEMNEADGLKPICSTEKTNVAAQKAITRAGFLSINRIIRFDT is encoded by the coding sequence ATGCAAATACGAAAACTGAAGTCGACGGAAAGCCTCAACGAACTGAAGACTCAATACATGCGGCAAACAACTGCACCGTTAGACGGCATGTGGTTGGTCGGATTCGTGCCAATTGCGGCTCACTTTGGACTTTATGAAGGTGATGAGCTAGTTGGTTTCTTCTGTGTTAATGACGAAGGCTATTTGTTGCAGTTCTTCTTGCACCAGAAATGCCACGACCAGTATCCACAATTGTTTGAATCGATCTTCTCCGAAAACGGCTCACCAGCAGGCGAGATCAAGGGTGCGTTTGTCAGCACCGCTGAACCACGCTATTTGTCCCTCTGCCTCGATCAGTTCTCGAAGTTCGAAGTGAATGCGCTGATGTACCAACATTCCGGGCACATCAGCGCCCAGCCACAAGAACGTACCTTCGCGATGCCCAGGATTGAGACTATGCAACTATCGCAGGCTATTGAGTTTGCGGTGGCCAGTATCGAAGCCCCTCGCGAATGGCTAAATGGGTATTACACCAACCTGATCAATCGTCACGAGTTGTTTGGGGTATGGGAGAACGGGCGGTTGGTTGCAACAGGGGAAAGCCGGCGCTTTGACGATTACCAGACCGAATACGCAGACTTGGGTGTGATTGTCGCAGAATCTGAACGGGGCAAAGGAACCGCCACTCAAGTGCTAAGACAGCTCGTTGAGATGAACGAGGCCGACGGACTGAAACCGATTTGTTCGACAGAGAAGACAAATGTCGCCGCCCAGAAAGCGATCACCCGCGCGGGGTTCTTATCGATCAATCGAATTATTCGATTCGATACTTAA
- a CDS encoding HAD hydrolase family protein, with protein MTLYISDLDGTLLNSRAELSDVSRDLLREMLGDGLLFTVASARSVSSIRQMLEGLALNLPVIEFNGAFISDLESGRHQIVNAIDPVITPELFQLMSQNGCVPYISTFNGVEDCLYYPDPTNLGMRWYYQDRKSNADPRLRKSENISASLKEHVVCFTAIGEQHKLAELAGRISEIYGNQLELHLIENHYSPGWYWLTAHDYRATKDQAIQELRGAFGLGEKELIVFGDQINDLKMFEIAKEAVAVKNAVPDLKKRATRVIGHNDHDSVAKYIYEHRRNSGRA; from the coding sequence ATGACCCTCTACATCTCAGACCTTGATGGCACGTTGTTGAACAGCCGAGCAGAGTTATCCGATGTCAGCAGAGATTTGTTGAGAGAGATGCTTGGAGATGGATTGCTATTTACAGTTGCCAGTGCCAGGAGTGTAAGCTCGATTAGGCAAATGTTAGAAGGGCTTGCACTGAATCTTCCAGTGATCGAGTTCAACGGTGCATTTATCTCGGATCTCGAGTCAGGCCGTCACCAGATTGTCAACGCGATTGATCCTGTCATCACACCAGAACTCTTTCAGCTAATGTCACAAAATGGTTGTGTGCCATACATATCGACGTTCAACGGCGTAGAAGACTGCTTGTACTATCCTGACCCAACGAATCTTGGAATGCGATGGTACTATCAGGACAGGAAGTCTAACGCCGATCCAAGGCTTCGGAAATCAGAGAATATTTCAGCCTCGCTGAAAGAACATGTGGTTTGTTTCACAGCCATCGGAGAGCAGCATAAACTCGCTGAATTAGCAGGGAGAATATCCGAAATATACGGCAATCAGTTAGAACTACACTTGATCGAGAATCATTACTCGCCGGGGTGGTATTGGCTAACTGCTCACGACTATCGTGCGACTAAAGATCAGGCTATCCAAGAACTGCGGGGCGCATTCGGACTCGGTGAAAAAGAGCTGATTGTCTTTGGTGATCAGATTAATGATCTAAAGATGTTTGAGATAGCGAAGGAAGCTGTGGCAGTTAAGAACGCCGTACCCGATTTGAAAAAGCGTGCGACGAGAGTAATAGGTCACAATGATCATGACAGTGTTGCAAAGTATATTTATGAACACCGGCGGAACTCTGGCCGGGCTTAG
- a CDS encoding serine hydrolase domain-containing protein translates to MSKSSRVFTNIWVLFALQASTAFAQPISQFDIDSYLDNEIPDLMSYYSLPGLALAVFGFGEDTIVRTYGIRQTSTRQPMTSSTILQAASISKAMFAVTVLKLVEKGVLDLDVPLAQYSEYETIAADSRSELITARMVLSHTSGLPNALPSGVQPSIGFQPGSRFSYSGWGFRYLQQVVETLTGKSLNLIMEEELWGPLDMNHSSYIWRDEFAFNAADGHRADQTLGREIRRLEREYAEGGVVTTIDDLAKFGEHVLAQITSGKELYISMVEPQVDIRDYGEGKRMSWSLGWGVEETPAGASIWHTGAAGYFQAFIMLDLDSEKGFAILVNSENGQQIKPDLVTDLLGINHLSTEYSPSALSR, encoded by the coding sequence ATGAGTAAATCATCTCGAGTGTTTACAAATATCTGGGTTTTGTTCGCCTTGCAAGCTTCAACGGCATTCGCGCAGCCTATATCTCAATTCGATATCGACTCCTACCTGGACAATGAAATTCCAGACTTAATGTCTTACTACTCTCTACCTGGATTGGCGCTCGCTGTTTTTGGTTTTGGTGAAGATACTATAGTCAGGACTTACGGGATAAGACAGACAAGCACTCGACAGCCGATGACTTCTTCTACGATTCTTCAAGCTGCATCTATCAGTAAAGCTATGTTCGCTGTCACCGTGTTGAAGTTAGTTGAGAAGGGCGTGCTGGATCTGGATGTTCCACTAGCCCAATACAGCGAATACGAAACTATTGCAGCCGATAGCCGAAGTGAACTAATTACTGCCCGCATGGTGCTTAGTCACACATCTGGACTTCCCAATGCTCTGCCGAGTGGTGTCCAGCCATCTATCGGTTTTCAGCCTGGGTCCAGATTTAGCTATTCAGGCTGGGGCTTTCGCTATTTGCAGCAGGTTGTCGAAACACTCACTGGCAAAAGTCTCAATCTTATTATGGAGGAAGAGCTGTGGGGCCCTTTGGATATGAATCACTCCAGTTATATCTGGCGAGATGAGTTTGCCTTCAATGCCGCTGATGGACATCGAGCCGATCAAACCCTTGGGCGCGAAATTAGACGGTTGGAAAGAGAATACGCGGAAGGTGGGGTGGTGACTACTATTGACGATCTCGCCAAGTTCGGTGAACACGTGTTGGCTCAAATTACATCAGGAAAAGAGCTCTACATTTCCATGGTGGAACCCCAAGTCGACATTAGGGATTATGGCGAGGGCAAAAGAATGTCCTGGTCTCTTGGTTGGGGTGTCGAAGAAACACCAGCAGGAGCGAGTATCTGGCACACCGGAGCAGCAGGCTATTTTCAAGCTTTTATAATGCTGGATCTGGATAGCGAAAAAGGATTTGCCATATTGGTTAACAGTGAAAACGGTCAGCAAATCAAACCCGATTTAGTTACGGATTTGCTAGGTATTAACCATCTCTCGACGGAATATTCGCCTAGCGCATTGTCGCGTTAG
- a CDS encoding erythromycin esterase family protein → MSQFNKNTRHRTKRSSLLDAFFTSLLLVVGLGAAAQEQHIQKADISAWLNQYALEFSQSDLSGSTEDLFPLIEMVGDARILAISESIHAAKEPMLFRNRVFKFLVEELGFDAIAIESGVVESQLVDNYVTGSDGDPEFPFESGISNGFDQFQQNQELIYWMEQYNRGLPADSNKLRFFGIDVSGSPYHSPAARNPDTAIRTALKFLENVDSVSAAKFSARFEPYLPVLAEIFAYGSLTYAERNELTASIEELVSLFQRRRFQYISASNKDDYEWGAHAAVAASQADAWFREIPIGWESSNGFEWNIEAQEIRDRIMFDNLEWILEQLGGDSRLVVFASVAHITSSPWYLTSGGTDDGAAPFGRYARDKYGDDWISILSLTQSGEIDICAMPAIERLTQKLAPPPDGAVEDMFALEAKPNYIVDLRAAPAAVNSWLRQEQDHWNGFGSYAFPTIPSFDLAYFLSTVSPDCAQ, encoded by the coding sequence ATGAGTCAATTTAACAAAAATACGAGACATCGAACCAAGCGCTCTAGCTTATTAGATGCATTTTTCACTAGCTTATTGCTTGTTGTCGGGCTGGGCGCTGCTGCTCAGGAGCAACATATTCAAAAGGCGGATATTTCAGCATGGTTGAATCAGTATGCCTTAGAATTTTCACAAAGCGACCTATCTGGCAGCACTGAAGACCTTTTTCCTCTGATAGAGATGGTAGGAGATGCGCGCATCCTGGCCATTAGTGAGAGCATCCACGCAGCGAAAGAGCCGATGCTATTTCGAAATCGTGTATTTAAGTTTTTAGTTGAAGAACTTGGATTTGACGCGATAGCGATAGAGTCCGGCGTCGTCGAAAGCCAACTAGTAGATAATTACGTCACAGGGAGCGATGGCGATCCTGAGTTTCCTTTTGAGTCGGGGATTTCAAACGGATTTGATCAGTTTCAGCAGAACCAAGAGCTCATATACTGGATGGAACAATACAATAGAGGTCTACCTGCAGATTCCAACAAACTTCGTTTTTTCGGAATCGACGTGTCTGGCAGTCCCTATCACAGTCCAGCAGCTAGGAACCCCGACACAGCAATTCGAACAGCGCTTAAGTTTCTGGAGAATGTGGATTCTGTATCCGCTGCCAAGTTTAGTGCCCGCTTCGAGCCCTATCTGCCCGTGTTGGCCGAAATTTTCGCTTACGGATCACTCACGTACGCTGAGCGAAATGAACTGACGGCTTCAATAGAGGAATTAGTATCGCTTTTTCAACGTCGTCGCTTTCAATATATCTCAGCAAGTAATAAAGATGATTATGAGTGGGGCGCCCATGCAGCTGTTGCCGCCAGTCAGGCAGATGCGTGGTTTCGTGAAATTCCTATAGGGTGGGAATCGTCCAACGGTTTCGAGTGGAACATCGAAGCCCAGGAGATTCGCGACCGTATCATGTTTGACAACTTGGAATGGATTCTGGAGCAGCTTGGTGGTGATAGTCGTTTGGTTGTCTTTGCATCGGTGGCGCACATCACATCGTCCCCATGGTACCTCACTTCAGGAGGCACTGATGACGGCGCAGCTCCATTTGGGAGATATGCTCGGGATAAATACGGCGATGACTGGATCAGTATACTTAGCCTGACGCAAAGCGGTGAAATAGACATCTGCGCCATGCCCGCTATCGAGCGCTTAACACAAAAACTTGCCCCACCGCCAGACGGGGCGGTAGAAGACATGTTTGCCTTGGAGGCCAAACCAAATTACATAGTCGATCTGAGAGCTGCGCCCGCTGCTGTGAACTCATGGTTACGACAGGAACAAGATCACTGGAACGGATTTGGAAGTTACGCGTTTCCAACAATTCCCTCGTTTGACTTGGCCTATTTCCTGAGTACTGTTTCGCCGGATTGTGCTCAATAA
- a CDS encoding LysE family translocator → MIEAISTLITTTFLLLGSPGPAPLALAATGASHGFRNGVPFLAGILSGLAVAIIGAIAGLATLFANFPDLRFTVQIVGGAYICFIAFKIATAPTINGDSDSIPNAPSFAGGFILNLLNPKAYAAFFAIFSGFLLPLAEITLSFLATGIICFLVAVIVDILWLYFGDLLRPLFRKPREARILRTTFAILMVAAVFLAFGY, encoded by the coding sequence ATGATAGAAGCAATATCTACACTGATAACTACTACCTTTCTTCTGCTGGGTTCGCCAGGGCCGGCACCTCTTGCACTGGCTGCGACAGGTGCTAGTCACGGATTTCGTAATGGAGTGCCCTTTCTAGCAGGCATACTTTCCGGATTAGCGGTAGCCATAATTGGAGCAATCGCGGGATTAGCAACACTATTTGCAAACTTTCCAGACCTTCGCTTTACTGTCCAGATTGTCGGTGGTGCTTACATTTGCTTCATAGCGTTTAAGATCGCGACTGCGCCAACAATCAATGGTGATTCCGATTCAATACCTAATGCACCAAGTTTCGCTGGCGGGTTTATCTTGAATCTACTGAATCCAAAGGCCTATGCAGCATTTTTTGCCATTTTTTCTGGCTTTCTTCTCCCGCTGGCGGAAATTACACTCAGCTTTCTAGCAACAGGCATCATTTGTTTTCTGGTGGCGGTTATTGTTGATATTCTGTGGCTATATTTTGGTGATCTATTAAGGCCGCTATTTCGAAAACCTCGAGAAGCACGAATATTACGTACTACATTCGCAATTCTCATGGTCGCAGCGGTATTTCTAGCTTTTGGTTATTAG
- a CDS encoding HAD family hydrolase encodes MIFFDIDGTLLDHKKAERLAAISFKNQVDVFGDLSADDFAERWHHLAEKHISIYLDGHVSFKEQRRARLRELFDSDIEDQECDLLFNDYLIHYEENWLLFPDVLDCIKELEGYQLGIISNGDSYQQRRKLEKLGLLGFFSQVVISSEVGISKPDQGIFQYACKSISKLPPECFYVGDNYVLDAEGSRNSGMNGIWLNRAKGGRQSAGTTIDSLSELKDNLTR; translated from the coding sequence ATGATCTTCTTCGACATAGATGGAACGCTTTTAGACCACAAAAAAGCTGAGAGACTTGCGGCAATTAGCTTCAAGAATCAGGTTGATGTCTTCGGTGATCTATCAGCCGATGACTTTGCCGAGAGGTGGCACCACCTAGCTGAAAAGCACATTTCTATTTACCTCGACGGGCATGTGTCGTTCAAAGAGCAAAGGAGAGCCAGATTACGAGAATTATTCGACTCCGACATTGAAGATCAGGAGTGTGATTTACTCTTCAATGATTACCTAATTCACTACGAAGAAAATTGGTTATTGTTCCCAGACGTACTCGACTGTATCAAGGAATTAGAGGGATACCAGCTGGGAATAATTAGTAACGGAGATTCTTATCAACAGCGAAGAAAGTTAGAGAAACTTGGACTCCTTGGATTCTTTTCCCAGGTTGTAATTTCTAGCGAAGTGGGAATATCGAAGCCGGATCAAGGTATTTTTCAATATGCCTGTAAGTCTATCAGCAAGTTACCACCAGAGTGCTTCTACGTGGGAGACAATTATGTTTTGGACGCTGAGGGTAGCCGTAATTCTGGAATGAATGGGATCTGGCTAAATCGCGCCAAGGGTGGTCGACAAAGTGCTGGCACTACAATTGATTCACTCAGTGAGCTAAAGGATAACCTGACAAGGTAA
- a CDS encoding helix-turn-helix domain-containing protein — protein MSDYILATNLLRLRRNRGLTQEQVASAAGVSRAAYRNLEKGRAAPRTDTLKSLSRALEVPLKELLLPVEILHNVRFRSLKRLKSRDQVLADVSRWLRDFAELEALTRECHEHSLKPLWQEIARKRRKRIPEMAALVRDQFGLGVREPVHDICGLLESRGIKVYSIHVANDAFMGLSVAEDNGGPAIIVNTWERLPVETWIFSAAHELAHLLLHLSAYDVTQEQEDEAQEKEADKFASHFLMPEEAFLREWEDAAGLPLVDRVLKVKRVFRVSWRTVLYRVAERLPDDRRYEVWKLFNQTYREQKSRSLLKHDEPQGITEEVYKDTLGARPSGVEPAGMESHDFREDRLSRLVRRAVEQDIISLSRGAEILGLQLEQMRALAATWVA, from the coding sequence TTGAGCGATTACATACTTGCCACCAACTTACTACGACTGAGAAGAAACCGTGGCCTGACTCAGGAGCAAGTCGCCAGCGCCGCCGGTGTTTCACGGGCTGCCTACCGGAATCTGGAGAAGGGTCGCGCGGCGCCGCGTACCGACACCCTGAAGAGCCTGTCCCGGGCACTCGAAGTGCCGCTTAAAGAGCTACTCTTGCCGGTTGAGATTCTACACAACGTTCGCTTTCGTTCTCTGAAACGGCTCAAAAGCCGTGATCAGGTGTTGGCGGACGTGTCACGCTGGCTGCGGGATTTCGCTGAATTGGAAGCGTTGACCAGAGAATGCCATGAACACAGCCTCAAGCCTCTATGGCAGGAAATTGCCCGCAAGCGGCGCAAGCGTATCCCGGAAATGGCGGCACTGGTGCGCGATCAATTCGGCCTCGGTGTGCGCGAGCCCGTGCACGACATTTGTGGCTTGCTGGAGTCCCGCGGCATTAAAGTTTATTCCATCCATGTGGCCAACGATGCTTTCATGGGATTGTCGGTTGCCGAGGACAACGGCGGTCCGGCGATCATCGTCAACACTTGGGAACGCCTGCCTGTGGAGACCTGGATTTTCAGCGCCGCCCACGAGTTGGCTCACCTGTTGCTGCATCTCTCCGCCTATGATGTCACCCAGGAACAAGAGGACGAGGCGCAGGAGAAGGAAGCCGATAAGTTCGCCTCACATTTTCTCATGCCAGAAGAGGCATTCCTCCGCGAGTGGGAGGACGCCGCCGGTCTGCCACTTGTAGACAGGGTGCTGAAGGTCAAGAGGGTATTCCGAGTCAGTTGGCGCACTGTACTCTATCGAGTCGCCGAGAGGCTTCCAGATGACAGACGTTACGAGGTCTGGAAACTGTTCAATCAAACCTACCGAGAGCAGAAGAGCCGCTCACTGCTTAAGCACGACGAGCCACAAGGAATCACCGAGGAGGTTTACAAGGATACCCTTGGAGCAAGGCCGTCTGGAGTCGAGCCGGCAGGTATGGAATCGCATGATTTCCGTGAGGACAGGCTGTCACGACTGGTGCGCAGGGCGGTGGAGCAGGACATCATCTCGCTTTCCCGCGGCGCGGAAATCCTCGGCCTGCAGTTAGAACAAATGCGGGCACTCGCAGCCACCTGGGTGGCATAG
- a CDS encoding GNAT family N-acetyltransferase: MLIRDYEVSDEQQWLRCRVLAFLDSAYFDDVRTAKEIYPGESIELVALSGDTISGLLDIERAESKGEVFGNVWHIATHPEYRRQGVASQLLSEGKERARKLGIARLEAWTRDDEFVNGWYLSQGFQKVSAYFHIYPTAKEIKETGIITSVKRDATPMTAFLNYMGNDVSFLNKFSRVHECRRYDLVL, from the coding sequence ATGCTAATTAGAGACTACGAAGTATCAGATGAACAGCAATGGCTGAGATGCCGGGTGTTGGCATTTTTGGACTCAGCATACTTTGATGATGTAAGGACAGCAAAAGAAATATATCCCGGAGAGTCCATTGAACTTGTAGCTTTGTCTGGTGATACGATTTCGGGACTATTGGATATTGAGCGAGCCGAATCCAAAGGAGAAGTTTTCGGCAATGTGTGGCACATAGCTACGCACCCTGAATATCGAAGGCAAGGGGTAGCTTCTCAGTTACTCTCAGAGGGAAAGGAGCGAGCTAGAAAACTCGGCATTGCGAGGCTAGAAGCTTGGACACGTGACGATGAATTCGTAAATGGTTGGTATCTAAGTCAGGGTTTTCAGAAGGTTTCTGCCTATTTTCATATTTACCCAACAGCCAAGGAAATCAAAGAGACAGGGATAATTACATCAGTCAAGCGTGATGCGACCCCTATGACGGCATTTCTTAACTACATGGGCAATGATGTGTCATTCTTGAACAAATTCTCTAGGGTTCATGAATGTAGGAGATACGACCTTGTTCTCTAA
- a CDS encoding GNAT family N-acetyltransferase has translation MIDYDLDIFNQTDQAELEDLFRKVWDAPFRPEDLHSDLRNIPNVYQSDRGNFWIMRISGTIIGTVAIKNLGENIAEVKRLAVHPDFRGQRLGSALFQHSLDYARKKGFKAVRLDSIRNPGPAMYLYENHGFVEIPRYNDNPNANIFMGLTMS, from the coding sequence ATGATTGATTACGACTTGGACATATTTAATCAAACAGATCAGGCTGAACTGGAGGACTTGTTCAGAAAAGTCTGGGATGCACCGTTTCGACCAGAAGATTTACATTCCGATTTACGTAATATCCCGAACGTCTACCAGTCTGATAGAGGGAATTTCTGGATAATGCGTATTTCGGGAACGATCATCGGAACTGTCGCAATAAAAAACCTTGGTGAAAATATCGCTGAAGTTAAACGCCTCGCTGTTCATCCTGATTTCCGAGGGCAGCGGCTTGGCTCTGCACTTTTCCAACACTCATTAGACTATGCGAGAAAGAAAGGATTCAAGGCTGTACGGCTAGATTCAATTCGAAATCCTGGCCCAGCGATGTATCTTTACGAAAACCACGGATTTGTTGAAATTCCCAGATACAATGACAATCCTAATGCCAATATTTTCATGGGACTCACAATGAGTTAG